The Fusarium fujikuroi IMI 58289 draft genome, chromosome FFUJ_chr01 sequence CAATCGCCAGAAAAAGATGTGTTGGAATTATTGCTGAGGGAGAAAGACGAAAAACAAGTTCTATTCGCGAGGTAGAAAAGGAAGGAAGGCTGGCTGTGTGGTGACAGGAATGGATGTTTCCAACAGTGCCAGTTAATCAGtgctaaaagaaaaaggccaCCACAATAATATTGTGTCGCAACGCCCTTCCCTGGCTCTCTGCGTGTGCAATTCTGTTTATGCTCATACCCAAACACCATGCAACCATCATGAATCACGATCCGCTAAACCTCTAAATGACGACTCGGTAGTATTGTCTCCCCTAAGTGTCCCGCTTTgctccagctcatcatcgctgatGGCATCCTCGACAGATGGAACTAGACGAGATAGCATCGTTTCCATGCGCCGTATCGCTTTCTCCATATTGGCCAGCCTATCTGTAGTTCCCTCAAACATGTCATTCTCGGAGAAAGATCCTCGAAGCTTCTGGGGTGGGATCCCGGGAAACATAGAATCTCGTCGAGATGGACGTCGAGCCCCGGGATCGGGCCTAGAGGTGTTATGTAGATTGCGGGGCTCTATATCATTTGTCGCATTGCGTGTGAACTGCCGACGGATGAGATGATGTGtgagatcatcatcgacagcgATATCGTCGTGGACAGTATCAGGCGGTGGCACTTGAAAGACGGCACGAAGGTCTCGGTGAACCGTCAACCGCCACTTCTTCCAAAACTGGCTCTTTGTCGGGGGCGGAGATTTGATCTCGGTTGGGTCTTCGATCTCGCGGGAAGGCCAGAGCAGACGGCGCTCAGCAACAGCGATGATAAGCAGGAGAGGGAGATTCAGAATCTTGACTGCCGTGACGTGGATCTTGTGGAACCAGCGCGGACTCACGACGAATTTGAGCGGGATGAATAAGAATACGGCGAGGATGTTGAACGGGGGTTGGTATGCGAACACAGCGTCGGCCTTGACGCCCTCAAGTGTCAGAACTGCTCGGCGGAAACTGATCTCCGCTATGGCGTTTGACGAAATGTTGCTGAATGTATTGGAAAGCATCGATACGAGAATGGTAAGGAAGAGGGTGTTCCCGAGGAAAGCGAAGGCTACCATCACACTAGGTCCTAGCAGCCAGTGAAACTCGGTCTAGGAGAGATGTCAGGATTTGTCAAGCGTGCGAGGGGGAGACGAAGACTGACCGATCGATGGATACCTgttccatccaatccaaacCAGATATAGATCATCCACTTCGATATTGTTCTGATGCATATTAATACCACGTTTCACCAAGGTGGTGCAGAAACCTACAGGATGGGGTGTGCCCCCTCGCCGAGCCACAGAAGTGACAGCAGAAACCCCAAGAAACACCAGGCAGATAGAGCtgtgaggaagaaaaagtcCGCCATCATTGACCTGAGGGACAAGAACACGAGATTGTCGCTCAGCAGATTGAAAGCAAGCCGCGGAACCAAGACAGGAGCGGCGAGTGCAAGCACATCAAACGCCTGTTCGTCTAGGTTCGCGTCACCAAGCTTCCAGCCCAAGAACCGCAATACAAGATATACCCAGTAGATGAGAACAAAAGCCACATCAAGGAATGACCACAGGTTCTGGGTATAGACGTTCCTTTCGAAAGGTTAGTACTCGAGTGACAACACAACAAGTAAGTCTGTAGCATACCAACCATGTGCTAGAATAGTAGCAAATTGATCCAAGCCCCATCCAAAAGCAAAGATAGAAAAGGCTGCTTCTGTTGGTCCATAGCGGTTTTTCCTTCTAAGAACCATAACCGCGACGTAGAGAGTGAGCAGAGTGGCGAATTGGATTGACTCGAGGACATTTCGGGTTCGAGGGACAATCAGACGATATTGGTTGAGAAGAGGGGATTCGCGAGGATCATAAATAGAGATGGGTTTTAACTTGTAATGATCGGGGATGATGTCCCAAAATGTCGAGGGGGTATAGACAATTCGACCCTCGTATATGGCGTTGACGACCTTTTGGCAAGTCGCTGAACTCAAGAAATGCTTGCTCTCGGTGACAATAGCCACCTCAAGAGATGGCAGCGTCTTGTAATCAACCCAGGAGGTGGTGCGCTCTGCCTCGTCTCGAATCTCTTCTGGGGCATTCTGGAAGGGTTCAAAGCCAGCGACTAGAATATGAGCCAGAAGCAAAAGGCCGTCGtggtcatcatcatgcaCTTCACCAAAGCGTCTCAGGATGCGCGTAGCTATGAGCTCACATAGAGTAGCACGTGTGAAGTTGACATTGTGGCGATTATTGAGATGAGACTGCTCTTCGAGAAACTGAGCACGATTAACCAGCAAACAGTAGACTATCAGATGATATCAGTAAAGGGTCCTCAAAAGGGGTGAACAGCACTCCTCTTACTGATGGATATGTCGTTGAGGCCATAGAACTTATCAACCAACGGCCGCACAACTGTAACATTAATCCTCAGATCCTGCAGCTGGGCGAGGCTCAAATAGTCCTCAACAACGCTGATGATGTCGCGACGAATACGGTGTATGTTGGTATACACAGGTAAGTGACTATGAGGGTCTGTCATGCAACTATACAGGGCATCGCGGTTCTCTGGGCCGCCTGTACTGAGCCTACTCAGTAAAGGCCGTCGCTCTTCAGGATCCGGCAACGTGATGCGCCGGCGGGTGTTGCCAGCCATGAAAAGGCCAGTCAGGTAGTCCTATAGTAGTAATATTTAAGGGAGGGACAAGGTCAGAACAAAGAGGATGAACTGCAGTTATCGCGTTGTCGGTGGTGGTTTAAATCAAGTTTGTCCCTTTTCGGTGTAGCGAGCGATAAGATAGGTACCTAGGATGCCCCAGAGGTCGCGTAAAGGCGCTATTGGATAGATACAAGGACCTGGTAGTTTACAAAGAGGGGACAGAAGTAATTGATCAAGGCCACTGGGGATATCAGCATTCGAaatataggtaggtaggttggTATATCCTCAATTTTAGGTTGTGAGGGAGGAATTGTTTAACAGACGTGCAACGTCATTGGACTAGAGACGCCTGTCCCATTAGAGCCCAGCGTTTCGGATTTGAATCTTGGGGGGTGTTGCTTCTAAAACACCAGTGATTGGATCATACCAACCGCCGTAAGATGTTAATGCCTTGATAATTTCTCCAACGGAAACAAATAGAAGTGAGTTCTTTACAGGGGTGGTAGTGACTTAGAAATccatctcttttctttattttatctGACATCTTAACAAACTTATACTAGTCATATCCACTTGAGCTTGCCCTTGGACTGTCTGAAGCCTAGATCTGCACATGGGACACTAATCTCAGACATTCCGCGCATTACAACAATGCAAATCCTACAGTTTCGTCCCAGTCTCATCCGCACCAGCCTCTTTAGCCAATGCCCAAGCGAACTTTGCCAAAGAACCCCTCGTCACAGCGAAGTGTTTCGCTTTCTCGCTGCTCGCCTGTCTGAGCGCATATCGCGCCGCAATTCCTTGACAAACTCCAGCCAGCTTCCAGATGCTGAACGACATTCCCCATGGAACCTCTGACCGGGGATCGTATCCACTTTCCTCTGTGTACCACTCCAGGATCTTGTCTGGTTGTGGAAGACCAGGCGTCTTGCCAGGGAGGAATCCGGATACATCATAAGGAGTCGCACCAGGGGATTTGGCCGAGTAGAAGTTTATAAGAAAGTTGCAAATGTCGGAGAGCGGGTGGCCAAC is a genomic window containing:
- a CDS encoding related to YVC1 Vacuolar cation channel translates to MAGNTRRRITLPDPEERRPLLSRLSTGGPENRDALYSCMTDPHSHLPVYTNIHRIRRDIISVVEDYLSLAQLQDLRINVTVVRPLVDKFYGLNDISIIYCLLVNRAQFLEEQSHLNNRHNVNFTRATLCELIATRILRRFGEVHDDDHDGLLLLAHILVAGFEPFQNAPEEIRDEAERTTSWVDYKTLPSLEVAIVTESKHFLSSATCQKVVNAIYEGRIVYTPSTFWDIIPDHYKLKPISIYDPRESPLLNQYRLIVPRTRNVLESIQFATLLTLYVAVMVLRRKNRYGPTEAAFSIFAFGWGLDQFATILAHGWNVYTQNLWSFLDVAFVLIYWVYLVLRFLGWKLGDANLDEQAFDVLALAAPVLVPRLAFNLLSDNLVFLSLRSMMADFFFLTALSAWCFLGFLLSLLWLGEGAHPILTISKWMIYIWFGLDGTGIHRSTEFHWLLGPSVMVAFAFLGNTLFLTILVSMLSNTFSNISSNAIAEISFRRAVLTLEGVKADAVFAYQPPFNILAVFLFIPLKFVVSPRWFHKIHVTAVKILNLPLLLIIAVAERRLLWPSREIEDPTEIKSPPPTKSQFWKKWRLTVHRDLRAVFQVPPPDTVHDDIAVDDDLTHHLIRRQFTRNATNDIEPRNLHNTSRPDPGARRPSRRDSMFPGIPPQKLRGSFSENDMFEGTTDRLANMEKAIRRMETMLSRLVPSVEDAISDDELEQSGTLRGDNTTESSFRGLADRDS